The Clostridioides sp. ES-S-0010-02 genome window below encodes:
- a CDS encoding TetR/AcrR family transcriptional regulator, whose translation MPPKAKITKEMILNIVLDITRETGFETVNARSIASKLQCSTRPIFTCYENMDELKGEFLAFAYEYYNQYVINYHNSENVSQYLLLPLSYIEFAQEETHLFKLLFINDLDLMMEDPNDFYKEIDNEKKARLFSESIGIELECAKVIFLDLFLYTHGIAVLTATKKLTLDRNSAEKMLKNILSAFIRQEKKDWNLSI comes from the coding sequence ATGCCACCTAAAGCAAAAATAACGAAAGAAATGATTTTGAATATTGTCTTGGATATTACAAGAGAAACAGGATTTGAAACTGTAAATGCAAGGAGTATCGCAAGTAAATTACAATGTTCCACTCGACCAATTTTTACTTGCTATGAAAATATGGATGAATTAAAAGGTGAATTTCTTGCTTTTGCATATGAATACTATAATCAGTATGTTATTAATTATCATAATTCTGAAAATGTCAGTCAATATTTATTACTTCCACTTTCATACATTGAATTTGCTCAAGAAGAAACACATTTATTTAAGTTGTTGTTTATAAACGATTTAGATTTGATGATGGAAGATCCAAATGATTTCTACAAAGAAATTGATAATGAAAAAAAGGCAAGGCTTTTTTCTGAAAGTATTGGAATAGAGTTAGAATGTGCAAAAGTCATATTTTTAGATTTATTTCTTTATACTCATGGCATAGCTGTCTTAACAGCAACGAAAAAATTGACATTAGATAGAAATAGTGCCGAAAAAATGTTGAAAAATATATTATCAGCTTTTATAAGACAAGAAAAAAAGGATTGGAATTTATCTATTTGA
- a CDS encoding class I SAM-dependent methyltransferase, whose protein sequence is MKINQYLIDFYNNYDEDSRLALKHGTVEFLTTMHYIEKYLKPSDRVLEIGAATGRYSHTLARQGYDVDAVELVEHNIEIFRKNIQSNENITITQGNAMDLSAFSDNEYDITLLLGPLYHLYSKEDKQQALHEAIRVTKHGGVIFAAYVISDGCLIDEGFNRGNINVAEYIEKGLIDPQTFATKSGPKDLFELVRKENIDDLMAVFPVTRLHYVASDGLALCMREAVDAMDDEEFELYLKYHFATCEREDLIGVTSHAIDIFRK, encoded by the coding sequence ATGAAAATAAACCAATACTTAATTGATTTTTACAATAATTACGACGAAGATAGTCGGTTGGCATTAAAGCATGGAACAGTTGAATTCCTAACTACTATGCATTATATTGAAAAGTACTTAAAACCTAGCGACCGTGTGCTTGAAATTGGTGCTGCAACTGGTCGATATTCTCACACGCTGGCACGTCAGGGATATGACGTTGATGCAGTCGAATTGGTCGAACATAACATAGAAATTTTCCGTAAAAATATTCAATCAAATGAAAATATAACTATTACTCAAGGTAATGCTATGGATTTGTCTGCTTTCTCAGACAATGAATATGACATTACATTGTTGTTAGGTCCGTTGTATCATCTTTATAGCAAAGAGGATAAACAACAAGCTCTACATGAGGCTATCCGTGTAACAAAACATGGTGGTGTGATTTTTGCTGCATATGTTATATCTGATGGCTGCCTTATTGATGAAGGGTTCAACCGAGGAAATATCAATGTAGCTGAATATATTGAAAAGGGCTTGATTGACCCACAGACATTTGCTACCAAGTCAGGTCCTAAGGATTTGTTTGAACTTGTCCGTAAAGAAAACATTGACGATTTGATGGCTGTTTTTCCTGTAACAAGACTGCATTACGTCGCATCGGATGGTTTAGCCCTATGTATGCGTGAAGCAGTCGATGCTATGGATGATGAAGAATTTGAGTTATATTTGAAATATCACTTTGCTACTTGTGAACGCGAAGATTTAATAGGCGTTACGAGTCATGCTATTGATATATTCAGAAAATAA
- a CDS encoding ABC transporter permease: MFKNNNGAFIRKIALNDLKINKLKFFLSGIIIMISTCLLLTTTLVSYNGSMDLVNSSPYHARYQSVNEKSKTLLQQNKNFSSVGVYKSLGSEIKSDYRMSMIYVDNTAIELLNFQLLKGGMPTNKYEIAISEKYLSELGLNKDLGDSITLKYRDNITNKEIQNDFIIVGFVENYYQDNAKQYYTVVSNDYLKDMASTPLQIKSNNFNEATPNTVDVLVRLSKENTEKSPTLIKTQLSEIGSSLNIKKHNIYLNDNYIESNLIDGEQVITVLIVGVIILFSSLFVIYSIFYISVVNSVQMYAKLKALGMTSFQLKKIIYLQGNILSIIFIPIGIISSCIITYIIQPLAWQMTTDLFIILVLSIVIFLTVRISLNKPARIISKTSAIEAMQYTEIKSRNKIKTLNYINIKNLALKNIEVNRKKNLIALISLSISGILFISIASLSNSIDFNKQMSQTFVYNENYIIGNKIDNLYERITQIQQNNPFTNTLRNEIKSIYGVQKVIESKGIKCEVIYPSIKDKDGSNVTTLIESVTPELAKSFQKYIVNGKVDYKQLDSNSLIVNKYRTKSYGVDLKIGNTITFNIFSGNDIIKKQMKIVGIIDNSNTGCMFFTSDKALDKITPYNTNLHFSILSDKKYSKEVEEKLLNIIQNNSNLILYSYDSDYKMLTRAFKYMIIAAYVFVGLISCFGILNMTNILVNSVLTRKKEFALLQAVGMTKKQLRKMLYREGLNLSIKAVFVSITLGYCGSKLLCFFIKDVVRLDFISFNFSILSILIFSFILIGMQILIIEFLIRNLEKQSITKRLRSQ; this comes from the coding sequence ATGTTTAAAAATAATAATGGTGCTTTCATTAGAAAAATAGCATTGAATGATTTAAAAATTAATAAACTTAAATTTTTTCTTTCAGGTATTATTATAATGATTTCCACATGTTTATTATTAACAACTACTTTAGTTTCATATAATGGCTCTATGGATTTGGTTAATTCATCTCCCTATCATGCGAGATATCAATCTGTAAATGAAAAATCAAAAACATTATTACAGCAAAATAAAAACTTTAGTAGTGTAGGAGTTTATAAGTCACTTGGTAGTGAGATAAAATCAGATTATAGAATGTCAATGATATATGTAGATAACACTGCAATTGAGCTTCTGAATTTTCAACTATTAAAGGGCGGTATGCCAACAAATAAATATGAAATTGCTATTTCAGAAAAATATCTATCTGAACTTGGCTTGAATAAAGACCTTGGAGATAGCATTACATTAAAATATCGCGACAATATTACTAACAAAGAAATACAAAACGATTTTATTATTGTTGGATTTGTAGAAAATTACTATCAAGATAATGCTAAGCAATACTATACAGTTGTTTCCAATGATTATCTCAAGGATATGGCTTCTACACCTTTACAAATCAAAAGTAATAATTTTAATGAAGCAACTCCAAACACTGTAGATGTATTAGTTAGATTATCAAAAGAAAATACAGAAAAATCCCCTACTTTAATTAAGACTCAATTAAGTGAAATTGGTTCCTCTTTAAATATTAAAAAACATAATATATATTTAAATGATAATTATATTGAATCAAATTTAATTGATGGTGAACAAGTTATTACAGTTTTAATAGTAGGAGTAATTATTCTTTTTTCTAGTTTGTTTGTTATTTATAGTATTTTTTATATTTCAGTTGTTAATTCAGTTCAAATGTATGCAAAGTTGAAAGCACTTGGTATGACTTCTTTTCAGTTGAAAAAGATTATTTACCTACAAGGAAATATTTTATCTATTATTTTTATTCCAATAGGCATTATATCTTCCTGCATAATTACATATATAATTCAGCCTTTAGCATGGCAAATGACTACTGACTTATTTATTATTCTAGTATTATCAATAGTAATATTTTTGACTGTAAGAATTTCTTTAAATAAGCCAGCTAGAATTATTTCAAAAACTTCCGCTATTGAAGCTATGCAATACACAGAAATTAAATCTAGAAATAAAATTAAAACACTTAATTATATAAATATTAAAAATTTAGCACTAAAAAATATTGAGGTAAATAGAAAGAAAAATTTAATAGCATTGATTTCATTGAGTATTAGTGGAATATTATTTATTTCAATTGCTAGTCTGTCTAATTCTATAGATTTTAATAAACAGATGTCTCAGACATTCGTTTATAATGAAAATTATATTATTGGAAATAAAATTGACAATTTGTATGAACGAATTACACAAATTCAGCAAAATAATCCATTTACAAACACTCTTAGAAATGAAATCAAATCAATTTATGGAGTACAAAAAGTAATTGAATCTAAAGGAATAAAATGTGAAGTTATATACCCTTCTATTAAGGATAAAGATGGAAGTAATGTTACAACTTTGATTGAAAGTGTCACACCAGAGCTTGCAAAATCATTCCAAAAGTATATTGTAAATGGTAAAGTTGATTATAAGCAATTGGATTCAAACAGCTTGATTGTAAATAAATATAGGACAAAATCTTATGGAGTTGATTTGAAAATTGGAAATACAATTACATTTAATATATTTAGTGGAAATGACATCATCAAAAAACAAATGAAAATAGTTGGAATAATTGATAATTCAAATACAGGATGCATGTTCTTTACTTCAGACAAGGCTTTAGATAAAATAACACCATATAATACAAATTTACATTTTTCAATTTTATCCGATAAAAAGTATTCAAAAGAAGTTGAAGAAAAACTATTAAATATTATTCAAAATAATTCAAATTTAATCCTTTATTCATATGATAGCGATTATAAAATGCTAACTAGAGCTTTTAAGTATATGATTATAGCTGCATATGTATTTGTTGGTTTAATTTCCTGTTTTGGTATCCTTAATATGACAAATATCCTTGTAAATAGTGTATTAACTAGAAAAAAAGAGTTTGCCTTACTTCAGGCGGTTGGAATGACAAAAAAACAGTTGCGCAAAATGCTCTATCGAGAAGGTTTAAATTTGAGTATTAAAGCTGTATTTGTATCAATTACATTGGGTTATTGTGGTTCAAAATTACTCTGCTTTTTTATAAAAGATGTTGTTAGATTAGACTTCATTAGTTTCAATTTCTCTATACTTTCTATTTTAATTTTTTCATTTATATTAATAGGCATGCAAATATTAATAATTGAATTCCTTATAAGAAATCTAGAAAAACAATCAATTACAAAACGTTTACGCTCTCAATAA
- a CDS encoding ABC transporter ATP-binding protein — MSILQVTDLKKYYGRNSNITKALDGVSISVEKGEFISIVGTSGSGKSTLLNIMGGLDNPTSGNVIIRGKDLSTMNDEQLTIFRRRNIGFIFQNYNLVPLLNVYENIILPIGLDGETLDKDFINEIISLLALDEKLYDVPGNLSGGQQQRVAIARALVTKPAIILADEPTGNLDSKTSADVLGLLKMTSEKFNQTIVMITHNNEIAQLADRIVRIEDGKIYN; from the coding sequence GTGAGTATTTTACAAGTAACAGACTTAAAAAAATATTATGGGAGAAATTCAAACATTACAAAAGCTCTTGATGGTGTGAGCATATCTGTTGAAAAAGGTGAATTTATTTCTATTGTAGGTACATCTGGTAGTGGTAAATCTACATTATTAAATATTATGGGAGGTTTAGATAATCCTACATCTGGAAATGTCATTATAAGAGGAAAGGATTTATCAACTATGAATGATGAACAACTTACAATTTTTCGACGTAGAAATATAGGTTTTATATTTCAAAATTATAATCTTGTTCCTTTACTTAATGTATATGAAAATATCATTTTACCAATTGGATTGGATGGTGAAACACTAGATAAAGACTTTATAAATGAAATTATAAGTTTACTTGCACTAGATGAAAAATTATATGATGTACCAGGTAATCTTTCTGGAGGACAACAGCAACGTGTTGCTATTGCAAGAGCACTTGTGACGAAGCCTGCTATTATACTTGCTGATGAACCAACAGGTAATCTTGACAGCAAAACGAGTGCAGATGTATTAGGCTTACTTAAGATGACAAGTGAGAAATTTAACCAAACAATTGTAATGATTACCCATAATAATGAAATTGCACAATTAGCAGATAGAATCGTTCGTATTGAAGATGGAAAAATTTATAACTAG
- a CDS encoding HAMP domain-containing histidine kinase: MNFKNFSFNTIYLIIAVSMALTAILFNIAIYIITNDFKIVVLLLIYTIIFSGFILLIMLLLHKKITLFCSEICLTLDKMMNSKDNLEITLEEETLLSRINHRLIRMYEVIQENRHNIAMEKADLQELVSDISHQIKTPIANLKIINNTLLNQNLKTEIQNEFLMDMQGQLDKLEFLMQSMIKTSRLETGIISLSKKKNSIYETIATSLSGILFDAEKKDIEVTVDCDSNLYICHDKKWTSEAIFNILDNAVKYTSPKGKIHISTECWVMYAKIDITDTGKGISESHQAEIFKRFYREEDVHDIDGIGIGLYLSRKIVSLQGGYIKVTSKIEEGSTFSIFLPNK, from the coding sequence ATGAATTTTAAAAATTTTTCTTTTAATACTATTTATTTAATAATTGCTGTTAGTATGGCTCTTACAGCTATTCTATTCAATATAGCAATTTATATAATAACTAATGATTTTAAAATAGTTGTTCTATTATTGATATACACAATAATATTCTCTGGTTTTATATTATTAATCATGCTCTTACTTCATAAAAAAATAACTCTATTTTGCTCTGAGATATGTTTAACCTTAGATAAGATGATGAATAGTAAAGATAATCTGGAAATTACTTTGGAGGAAGAAACACTTTTGTCACGTATTAATCATAGACTGATTAGAATGTATGAAGTCATTCAAGAAAATCGCCACAATATTGCTATGGAAAAAGCTGATTTACAAGAATTAGTTTCTGATATCTCTCATCAAATCAAAACTCCTATTGCAAATTTAAAGATAATTAATAATACTCTACTGAATCAGAATCTTAAAACTGAAATTCAAAATGAGTTTTTGATGGATATGCAAGGTCAATTAGATAAATTAGAATTTTTAATGCAGTCTATGATAAAAACTTCAAGACTAGAGACAGGTATAATTTCATTATCTAAAAAAAAGAATTCGATTTATGAAACAATTGCGACTTCACTTAGTGGAATTTTATTTGATGCTGAAAAAAAGGACATTGAAGTTACAGTTGATTGTGATTCAAACTTATATATATGTCATGACAAAAAATGGACTTCTGAAGCTATTTTCAATATATTAGACAATGCAGTGAAGTACACAAGTCCTAAAGGTAAGATACATATATCTACAGAATGCTGGGTTATGTATGCTAAAATAGATATTACTGATACTGGAAAAGGCATATCAGAAAGTCACCAAGCAGAAATTTTTAAGAGATTCTATCGTGAGGAAGATGTACATGATATAGATGGTATTGGAATTGGTCTATATCTTTCAAGAAAAATTGTATCTCTTCAAGGTGGATATATCAAAGTTACATCAAAAATTGAAGAAGGCTCTACTTTTTCTATATTTTTACCTAATAAATAA
- a CDS encoding response regulator transcription factor, which translates to MKKILVVEDDTILNKTLSYNLNEEGYMVISKFTAISSLESIVKHKFDLIILDVNLPDRSGFDLCKKIKENYDIPIIFLTANDMEYDMIKGYELGALDYITKPFNINVFKQKVRALLNHITTKTKQDCYDDGYLKINFSEFCAYINDNQIVFTPLEYRTLKLFIENPKNILTRKILLEKLWDIDANFVDEHTLTSVISRIRSKIEKDGSQYIKTVYGMGYMWIGEKNEF; encoded by the coding sequence ATGAAAAAAATATTAGTAGTGGAAGATGATACTATATTAAATAAAACACTATCGTACAACTTAAATGAAGAGGGATATATGGTTATTTCAAAATTCACAGCTATATCTTCTTTAGAATCTATTGTTAAACACAAATTTGATTTAATTATTTTAGATGTTAATCTACCAGATAGAAGTGGATTTGATTTGTGCAAGAAAATTAAAGAAAATTATGATATCCCTATAATTTTTTTAACTGCCAATGATATGGAATATGATATGATTAAAGGTTATGAACTTGGAGCTTTGGATTATATAACAAAACCATTTAATATCAATGTGTTTAAACAAAAAGTAAGAGCACTTTTAAATCATATTACAACAAAAACAAAACAAGATTGCTATGATGATGGATATCTCAAGATTAACTTTTCTGAGTTCTGTGCATATATAAATGACAATCAAATTGTATTTACACCATTAGAATATCGTACTTTAAAACTATTTATTGAGAATCCCAAAAACATTCTAACAAGAAAAATACTTTTAGAAAAACTTTGGGATATAGATGCTAATTTTGTAGATGAACATACTTTGACATCTGTTATAAGTAGAATTAGAAGTAAAATTGAAAAAGATGGCTCTCAATACATTAAAACAGTATATGGTATGGGATACATGTGGATAGGTGAAAAAAATGAATTTTAA
- a CDS encoding 4Fe-4S ferredoxin — MKRVDERNTMFARANYKKNGFAYNDYYEKNPEKKEVDDSIRSRPNLCSEGTMTYNEINSPMASSAFDFLSDIKSLCEGKVCDNKVDVDAKSMTKKIKGFAKQYGASVVGITRLKDYHIYTNRGRHEENYGEEVNLSHKYAIVFGCEMDKEMINRAPMICEVIETSKCYVDASIVGMILSYYIRNLGYDARNHMDANYLVMPVFIARDAGLGDIGRNAILTNKDYGSRLRLGVVTTDIPLIEDEYVDFGLEDFCKVCKKCSFNCPSHSLSNDIKIGDDGKYNWVIEHETCYIKWRYLGTDCGMCISACPFSQNLETIKNTTSFKGNNELIEKALDEYTSKFGKRIFVPGNPSWLK, encoded by the coding sequence TTGAAAAGGGTTGATGAAAGAAATACTATGTTTGCAAGAGCAAATTATAAAAAAAATGGTTTTGCTTATAATGACTATTATGAGAAAAATCCTGAAAAAAAAGAAGTTGATGATAGTATAAGAAGTAGACCAAATTTATGTAGTGAAGGAACTATGACTTATAATGAGATAAATTCTCCAATGGCAAGTAGTGCATTTGACTTTTTATCTGATATAAAATCACTATGTGAAGGAAAAGTTTGTGACAATAAAGTGGATGTAGATGCAAAATCTATGACTAAAAAGATAAAAGGGTTTGCAAAGCAATATGGAGCTTCTGTGGTTGGTATAACTAGATTAAAAGATTATCATATTTATACAAATAGAGGTAGACATGAAGAAAACTATGGTGAGGAAGTTAATCTATCTCACAAATATGCAATTGTATTTGGATGTGAAATGGATAAAGAAATGATAAACAGAGCCCCGATGATATGTGAAGTTATAGAAACTTCAAAATGTTATGTAGATGCATCTATTGTTGGCATGATTTTAAGTTATTACATAAGAAACCTAGGATATGATGCTAGAAATCATATGGATGCTAATTATCTAGTAATGCCTGTTTTTATAGCTCGTGATGCTGGATTGGGTGATATAGGAAGAAACGCAATACTTACAAATAAAGATTATGGTTCTAGACTTAGACTAGGGGTTGTTACTACAGATATTCCACTTATAGAAGATGAATATGTTGATTTTGGACTTGAAGACTTTTGCAAAGTATGTAAAAAATGTTCTTTTAATTGCCCTTCTCACTCACTTTCTAATGATATTAAAATTGGTGATGATGGAAAATATAATTGGGTGATTGAACATGAAACATGTTACATTAAATGGAGATATTTAGGCACAGACTGTGGTATGTGTATATCTGCTTGCCCATTTAGCCAAAACCTTGAAACTATAAAAAACACTACTTCTTTTAAAGGCAATAATGAGCTTATTGAGAAAGCTTTGGATGAATATACTTCAAAATTTGGTAAAAGAATATTTGTACCTGGAAATCCATCTTGGTTAAAATAA
- a CDS encoding TetR/AcrR family transcriptional regulator gives MSRNKHSDKMRSQILDVAWKIFEENDYDDVTMQQIVDTLDISKESVYYHFKDKELLFEEIISSNLKVEMENLKLILNNPNFTIREKVSEFILHISSSEIRKKLIDYMCLQKKPILFMKSIRASTLEMTPLLSCLIKQGVEEGIFKTDYPNEMSEVFIILINIWLDPVLFNESTEKHFKRIECLANLLSASGVHIITDNDLKSIKAFYRECSKGE, from the coding sequence ATGTCAAGAAATAAACATTCTGACAAGATGAGAAGTCAGATATTAGACGTTGCGTGGAAAATATTCGAAGAAAATGACTATGATGATGTAACTATGCAACAAATTGTGGATACTCTTGATATATCTAAAGAATCTGTATACTACCATTTTAAAGATAAAGAACTCCTGTTCGAAGAGATTATATCAAGTAATTTAAAAGTAGAGATGGAAAATTTAAAGTTAATATTAAATAATCCTAACTTTACGATTAGAGAAAAAGTGTCTGAATTTATCTTACACATATCTAGTTCAGAAATAAGGAAAAAATTGATTGATTATATGTGCCTCCAAAAAAAACCTATCTTATTTATGAAGAGTATAAGAGCATCTACGCTTGAAATGACCCCTTTACTATCTTGCTTAATAAAACAAGGTGTTGAAGAAGGCATTTTTAAAACTGATTATCCAAACGAAATGTCTGAAGTATTTATAATATTAATAAATATTTGGTTAGACCCAGTATTGTTTAATGAGAGTACAGAAAAACATTTCAAACGTATTGAGTGTCTTGCTAATTTATTAAGTGCAAGTGGTGTACATATTATAACTGATAATGATTTAAAATCAATTAAAGCCTTTTATAGAGAATGTTCTAAAGGTGAATAG
- a CDS encoding response regulator transcription factor, whose amino-acid sequence MNLLIIEDDTNLNEGLFYAFESEGFNVLKAYTKQEGLHIFNNKNIDFIILDCNLPDGNGFDICKQIREMSDIPIIMLTARDSEIDEVTGLEIGLDDYITKPFSLSVLKARVKVAIRKKSNNKVLYSNGIRLDQKLLKVYKNEVDLELSAVEYKLINYLIENKGQILLKEQILHHIWDSEENYVDENIISVNIRRLRMKVEDNPSNPKYIKTAYGMGYLWNEVE is encoded by the coding sequence TTGAATTTATTAATTATTGAAGATGATACAAACTTAAATGAAGGTCTTTTTTATGCTTTTGAAAGTGAAGGATTTAATGTTTTAAAAGCTTATACAAAACAAGAGGGCTTACATATATTTAATAATAAAAATATAGATTTTATAATTTTAGATTGTAATCTGCCAGACGGAAATGGATTTGATATATGTAAGCAAATACGAGAAATGTCAGATATTCCAATTATAATGCTTACTGCAAGAGATTCAGAGATTGATGAGGTAACAGGATTAGAAATAGGTTTAGATGATTATATCACAAAGCCGTTTTCTTTGTCTGTATTAAAAGCGAGGGTTAAAGTAGCAATAAGAAAAAAATCAAATAATAAAGTGCTGTATTCTAATGGTATAAGATTAGACCAAAAGTTATTAAAGGTGTATAAAAATGAAGTAGATTTGGAACTTAGTGCTGTAGAATATAAGCTTATTAATTATTTAATTGAGAATAAAGGACAAATATTATTGAAGGAACAAATTTTACATCATATATGGGATAGTGAAGAAAATTATGTTGATGAGAATATTATATCTGTAAATATAAGAAGACTTAGAATGAAGGTAGAGGATAATCCATCTAATCCAAAGTATATAAAAACAGCTTATGGAATGGGCTATCTATGGAATGAGGTGGAATAA
- a CDS encoding HAMP domain-containing histidine kinase, whose amino-acid sequence MLLLFVAICMIIIAIITIKKSQNTCDELSLMLNQLLEGKEISYPDTKDTRISKISYQVKKVKDMIEIEVEQSKSEKEAIKSLISNMSHQLKTPLSNITIYCELLENSNLPTSKKVEFLQKMKNQTFKIDWLLESLFKMTKLEDGVIKFEAEELLIKDTIVQSISTVFNKAESKNIKINLEIFSDIKLFHNKKWTIEAIVNVLENAIKYSPSNSMITISVEKMELYTKIIIKDEGIGIDGKELNNIFKRFYRGKNVENQNGTGIGLYLTRLILEKEKGNIIVESKLGSGSCFSIFLQNCKSLN is encoded by the coding sequence ATGTTACTATTATTTGTTGCAATATGTATGATAATTATAGCTATAATAACTATTAAAAAAAGTCAAAATACATGTGACGAATTAAGTCTAATGCTAAATCAATTATTGGAAGGTAAAGAAATTTCTTATCCAGATACAAAAGATACAAGAATATCAAAAATTTCTTACCAAGTAAAAAAAGTTAAAGATATGATAGAGATAGAAGTAGAGCAGTCAAAATCAGAAAAGGAAGCAATTAAAAGTTTAATTTCAAATATGTCACATCAATTAAAAACACCACTTTCAAATATTACCATTTACTGTGAACTTTTAGAAAATAGTAATCTTCCTACATCAAAAAAAGTAGAATTTTTACAAAAAATGAAAAATCAAACTTTTAAAATTGACTGGTTATTAGAGTCTCTATTTAAGATGACTAAATTAGAAGATGGGGTTATCAAATTTGAAGCAGAAGAACTACTAATTAAAGACACTATTGTTCAAAGTATTAGTACTGTTTTTAATAAAGCAGAATCTAAAAACATAAAAATAAATTTAGAAATATTTTCAGATATAAAGTTATTTCATAATAAAAAATGGACTATAGAGGCAATTGTAAATGTCTTAGAAAATGCAATAAAATATTCACCATCAAATAGTATGATTACTATTTCTGTAGAAAAAATGGAACTATATACTAAAATTATAATCAAAGATGAAGGAATAGGCATTGATGGTAAAGAGTTGAACAATATTTTTAAACGATTTTATAGAGGTAAAAATGTTGAAAATCAAAATGGTACAGGAATTGGTCTCTATCTTACAAGATTAATTTTAGAAAAAGAAAAAGGGAATATTATAGTAGAATCCAAATTAGGAAGCGGAAGTTGTTTTAGTATCTTCTTACAAAATTGTAAGAGTTTAAATTAA
- a CDS encoding ABC transporter ATP-binding protein: MSILVTNHLVKHYGEYENKVNALNGVSIEIEKATFTAIVGTSGSGKSTLLNIIGGLDSPSSGDVIIKGKNISKLRKKDLTVFRRRNIGFIFQNYSLIPVLNVYDNIALPVTLDKGNYVDHSYIEMLMNTLGIWDKRLKFPSELSGGQQQRVAIARALANKPALILADEPTGNLDSKTTMEVVCLLKESSAKFHQTILMVTHNENIAQICDSIIHIEDGIVVNNGGEIL, from the coding sequence ATGAGTATATTAGTGACGAATCATTTAGTAAAACATTATGGAGAATATGAAAACAAGGTCAATGCACTAAATGGGGTAAGCATAGAAATTGAAAAGGCTACATTTACTGCTATAGTTGGAACTTCTGGGTCTGGTAAAAGTACATTATTAAACATTATAGGTGGGTTGGATAGCCCATCATCAGGAGATGTAATAATTAAGGGTAAAAACATATCTAAATTAAGAAAAAAGGATTTGACTGTATTTAGAAGAAGGAATATAGGTTTTATATTTCAAAATTACAGTTTAATACCAGTATTAAATGTCTATGATAATATTGCTCTTCCTGTTACATTGGATAAAGGAAATTATGTAGATCATAGCTATATTGAAATGTTAATGAATACATTAGGTATTTGGGACAAACGTCTAAAATTTCCAAGTGAACTTTCTGGTGGACAACAACAGAGAGTAGCAATTGCTAGAGCCTTAGCAAATAAACCTGCACTTATACTAGCTGATGAACCAACAGGAAATCTCGATAGTAAGACTACAATGGAAGTAGTATGTTTACTAAAAGAAAGTAGTGCAAAATTTCACCAAACAATACTTATGGTAACACATAATGAAAATATAGCACAAATATGCGATTCTATTATACATATTGAAGATGGAATTGTAGTAAATAATGGTGGTGAAATACTATGA